The Streptomyces sp. NBC_00576 genome contains the following window.
CGTCGGTGGTCTGGACGAGCCGGACAGCGGACGCGTCACCGTCGACGGGCTGCATCTGCGGGACCAGGGTGAGGACGCCCTCCTCGCGCTGCGCCGGGAGCGCATCGGCTTCGTCTTCCAGTCGTTCGGACTCATTCCCATCCTCACGGCTGCCGAAAATGTGGGCGTGCCGCTGCGGTTGCGAAGGGCGGACCCGCGCGAGCGGCGGGAGCGCGTCGAACTGCTGCTGTCTCTCGTGGGGCTCGCGGACCAGGCCGCGCAGCGCCCGAGCGAGTTGTCGGGCGGGCAGCGCCAGCGCGTCGCCATCGCCCGCGCCTTGGCCAACAGCCCCTCGATCCTCATCGCCGACGAGCCGACCGGCCAGTTGGACGCGGAAACCGGGCACTCCGTGATGGAACTGCTGCGTGCGGTCGTCCGCAGCGAACAGATCACGGCTCTCGTGGCCACCCATGACAGAACACTTCTTGACCTTGCGGATCGTGTGCTGGAGCTGAAGGACGGAGAGATTACCGATTTTTAGGGCCAGTCGTTTGGATCACCCCGACTGGTCCGCGGCTGAACCCTGGCCGTGACGGTCGTTGCGTGTGTCGTCCGGGCGGACGGCGATGTGGTCGGGTTCCAGTTCCAGGGCAACGCGGTCGCGCATCCCCAGGACCCGGGTGTACTCGGCGGGGAGCTGGAGGCGGCCAGCCCGGTCGAGCATGGCGTATTCGCGGGCGACCAGGTTCTCCTGGCCGGTGGCGGAGTCGACTTCGCTGTGGCGCAGGACTTCCGTCGATGTGCGGCCGT
Protein-coding sequences here:
- a CDS encoding ABC transporter ATP-binding protein, with the translated sequence MGQAVTAAMLQVADVHKSYGRGASAVHALRGVSFEVPRGELVALKGRSGSGKTTLLNIVGGLDEPDSGRVTVDGLHLRDQGEDALLALRRERIGFVFQSFGLIPILTAAENVGVPLRLRRADPRERRERVELLLSLVGLADQAAQRPSELSGGQRQRVAIARALANSPSILIADEPTGQLDAETGHSVMELLRAVVRSEQITALVATHDRTLLDLADRVLELKDGEITDF